The following is a genomic window from Streptomyces chrestomyceticus JCM 4735.
TCGACGCCGAGCCGGGCTTCCATCCCCTGCCGCAGCGAGCCCTCCAGCGGACTGCCCGCCCCCGCAGCACCTCGTGGACGGCCGACCGCTGCACCGTGTCCTGACGTTCCTCATGGTGACCGCACCCGGGCCCGTGCGTGTGACGCTCCTGCTCCATCGCCCGGAGCACGGCGGCGTTGCCCACGGCACGCTGCAACGCCAGCAGCGCCGCGGCCCCGGAACCGGCGGCGGCCGGCGTGCCGGGCAGCGGTCCGGCGCTCTGTGGGCGCCGGACCGGGGACGGCCGACGCCTCTCCGCCGACGACCGCTCCGGCTCGTGTGCGTGCATGGCGTTCCTCATTCCGTACGACTCGCCGCCTCCGCCGGGCACGATGCCATGCCCCGTGCCTGGCGGGAAGGGACGGAAGGGCAGCCCCGAGGGCAGGTCTTCGGGCGAGTCTATGAGCTGGTCTACGGGCAGCCCCGGACGTCATCTGCGGCAATCGGAGGATTGTTGACGGGTCAGAGTGGCCTCCGGATCGACGGCGCTGACGAGGACCGGCGTGTCTTTGAAGGCGCGGCGGGAGGCGGGGCCGCCTCCCGCCGCGGCAACAGCACCTGGACCAGACCTCTGCTCTACCTCTGCCCGCCGCTCACGCCCGACGCAGCGCGGAGCGGCCCGCGAAGCGCGCCGAGTCGCCCAACGCCTCCTCGATGCGGACCAGTTGGTTGTACTTCGCCGTACGGTCGGAGCGCGAGAGCGAGCCGGTCTTGATCTGACCGCAGCCGGTCGCCACCGCCAGGTCCGCGATGGTGGTGTCCTCCGTCTCGCCCGAGCGGTGCGACATGACAGCCGTCCAGCCCGCCTGGTGGGCCGTGGTCACCGCGGACAGCGCCTCGGTCAGGGTGCCGATCTGGTTGACCTTGACCAGGATCGAGTTGCCGGCACCGGTGCGGATGCCCTCGCGCAGCAGCGTCTCGTTGGTGCAGAACACGTCGTCGCCGGTGAGCTGACAGCGGTCGCCGACGCGGGCGGTCAGCTCTCGCCAGCCGTCCAGGTCGTTCTCCGCCATCGGGTCCTCGATGGAGACGACCGGGTAGGCGTCGATGAGCTTGGCCAGGTAGTCGACCTGCTCGGAGGGGGTACGGCGCACCCCTTCACCCGCGTAGTCGTACACCCCGTCGCGGAAGAACTCCGACGACGCCGGGTCCATGATCAGGCCGATGTCCGTGCCGGGCCGGTAGCCGGTGCGCTCGACGGCGGCCATTACGAAGTCGAGCGCCTCCTCGGCGGTACGCAGCGCGGGCGCGAAGCCGCCCTCGTCGCCGACGCCCGTGGAGTGCCCGGCGGCCAGCAGATCGCGGCGCAGGGTGTGGAAGATCTCGCTGCCCATGCGGACGGCTTCGGCGAAGGTGTCCGCGCCCATCGGAGCGATCATGAACTCCTGGAAGTCCAGCGGGTTGTCGGCGTGGGCACCGCCGTTGACGATGTTCATCATCGGCAGCGGCAGGAGGCGGGCGTCGGCGCCGCCGAGGTACCGGTAGAGGGGCTGGCGGTGGGCCGCCGCCGCGGCCTTGGCGGTGGCCAGGGAGACGCCGAGTATCGCGTTGGCGCCGAGCCGGGACTTCGTGGCCGTGCCGTCGAGGGCGACCAGCGCGGCGTCGAGACCCGCCTGGTCCGCCGCGTCCCGGCCGCGTACGGATGCCGCGATCTCCCCGTTGACGTGGGCCACCGCGCGGTCGACGCCCTTGCCGTGCCAGCGCGCGGAGTCCCCGTCGCGCAGTTCCACGGCCTCCCGGGCACCGGTGGAGGCGCCGGAGGGGACGGCCGCGCGCCCCAGAGACCCGTCCGTCAGCACGACGTCGACCTCGACCGTGGGGTTGCCCCGGCTGTCGATGATCCGGCGCGCGGCGACCGTCTCGATGGCGGCGTTGACGCGTCCGGCTGCTTTCGCGGACATGGGAGGTCCTTCCCGTTGTCGTGTGCCGTGGCCCCGGCTGCGACAGCGTTGGCGCTGAGCCCGACGAGGCAAAACCATACAGCAATGCTGCTCAGTTTGGCTGACCAGTTTAACTGCTCAGTTTTGCTGTGCAGTATTGCTGTACAGTGCTGCCGCACAGCGCTCCTGCGCAGGTCAGGTGCGCATCTCTGCTGACCAGCGGGGTAAAGTGCCCTATGCCCACCCCGGAAGCCGCCGCCGTCGCCGCCGAACTGCGTACCGCGATGAGCAAGCTCACCCGACGCGTCAAACACGAGGACCGCATCCCCCTCGGGCAGATCGCCGTGCTCGGCACCCTCGACCGCGAGGGCGCCATGACCACCAGCGATCTCGCCGCCGATCAGCGCGTCCGCCCTCAGTCGATGGCCCGGGCGGTCGGGCTGCTCATGGAACAGAACCTGATCACGCGCCGGGCGCACCCCACGGACGGCCGCAAGTCACTGGTCGAACTGTCGGACGAGGGCCGGGCCGCACTCGAAGCGGAACGCGGCCGCAGGGCAGGCTGGCTCGCGCAGGCCATCGAGGCCGAACTCACGGATGAGGAGCGGGCGTTGCTGGCACGCAGCGCCGCGCTGCTGGAGCGGCTCGCCGCACGCTAGACAAGCCATTCCCATGTGATCAGCGATTGCGTGCCTGACGGGATCGGCGCGCCTCGCCGCCGGCTCTGCGCGTGGGCGCGGGGGCGGGTGCGTGGGGAGGGTGGCAACTCTCGGCCATACCCGTACGTACCTCCGCACGACAACCGTCGCATGACCTACGGTACTGCCCCAAGCGTCCCCTGGAAGCCCACGGGCAGCATGCCTCACTCGGCCGCCACCGGGCGCACACTCCTCCTCATTCGCGCGCTTCTTCCGATCCGAGCCATGCGAACCGTTCGAGATCCGAGCCGTCCGAGCCAGTCGTGATCCGAGCCACTCTCCGGAGCCGCCGCGCGACAGCCGACCGGCTGCCTGGCTGCCTGGCTGCCTTGACTATCCGGCCGCCCGGCCGCCTGGCCGCGACGCCTCGTGTGCGCTGCCGGTCCTCCGCAGCGTGGAGCAGAAAGGGAACCGGAATGCAGCAGGTAAGTCGTCCGACGCGGTCCTGCGACGTGGTCGAGGGCTGTCCGGACCCCCGATTACGCCCGGGAGTACTGGGCTATCGGGGGTTCGCCATCTCACTGGACCGGCCCCGCGAGCGACTGGAGATCCCGGCCGGTGTGGTCACTCTCGTACTCGGCTTCGGCAGCACCCTGCACATTCGGGACGCCACCCGCAGGCCGAGGTGCACCGGTACGGGCAGGCCGGAAATGTTCACCTCGCTGCTCGCCGGGCTGTCGACCCGGGCGCGCGTCGGTATGCACGACGGCGAGCTGTCCGGGGTGGAGGTGCTGCTCGAACCCTGGGCCGCGTACTCCCTCTTCGGCGTCGCCATGCACGAACTGGTCGACACCCTTCTCCCGCCGGACGCGGTACTCGGCCCGCAGGTCGACGACCTGATCGCGGCCCTCGTCGCCTCGCCGGACTGGCCCGAGCGTTTCGCCCTGCTCGACTCGGTCCTGGCCTGCCGAGCCGCCCTCGGGCCGGCGAGTTCGCCCCGGCTGGTGTGGGCCTGGCGCGAGCTGCGGCGTACCGGCGGCATGGTGCCCATCCACGCGCTGGCCGAGCAGAGCGGCTGGTGCTGGCGCCAGTTGGACAGCCGTTTCCGGCAACAGATCGGCCTGACGCCGAAGCAGGCGGCCCGCGTCCTGCGGCTGCGGCGGGCCCTGGGGCTCCTCGCCCAGGGCCGGCGGCCGGCCCGCACCGCCGCGATGTGCGGTTTCAGCGACCAGGCCCACCTGAGCCGGGAGATCAAGACGATGACCGGCCGCACACCGCGCGAATTCCTCGCCGCGCGGTGTGCCTCGGCCGCCCGCCCGATGTCCGGTGACCGGATTTCCGGGGAGGTCACCTCCCTCGTCCTCAGAAGCTGACCGTCGCGGCTCCAGCCCCTGGCTGCCGTCGCGGGCCCGGGGAAGGTGCGAATTTCTTCAAGACCGGGGGATCGCCCAGGCAGCAGTGTGGCCTCCGCAACCGTTTGGACAGTTCGCACCATCCGCAATGTCCCCAACGTTCGCAACGAAGGAGGTGGCGATGCTCGCATCGATCGAGTCGATGGGAAGCAGACTGCTCGGCCTGTTCGTGCCCAAGGTGGACGCCGCGGCGGCAGCCGGCGGCATGCAGGCATGCTGGGGCGCCTGCTGGCAGTGCAACAAGCTCTACGGTCACCCGGACGGCCGGTGCAGTTGCAACGCGCCCTGCTGTGCCGCGGGCGGCAACCGCTACAGGTGCTCCTGCGACCAGTGTCCGTGACCCCCATTCACCGGGTCAGGGTAAGGCGTGGCAGGTCATGGCCGGTCGTGACAGATCACGGCAGGCCGTGGCAGGTCACGCGTCGGAGTGGCCGGTTGAGCGGTTAGGGAACCGGCTGAACTGCGGGAAAGAGCAGCACCGGTGATCGGGCGGGGCCGGGGTACGCGATGCCCCGGCCCCGTCCGGCCCGGCACCGTCCCTCGAACCTTTCGACAGCCCGAAAGGGAGTCTTCGTGCTGTACGTGGCCATAGGCATGCGCTGCCTGCTCGGCATCGTGTTCCTGGTCTCGTCCCTGAGCAAGACCGCGGGACGGGGCCGCTTCTCCGCCTTCGCCGCTTCCGTACGCGCCATGGACGTCGTCCCCGCGGGCCACGTACGTACGGTGGCCGCAGCCGTGGTCGCGGCCGAGTACGCCGCCTGGATGCTCCTCGTGCCGGCCCCTGCTCCCGGATTCGCGCTGGCGGGCGGACTGCTCGTCGCGTTCACCGCGGCCATCGCCGGGGCGCTGCGCCGTGGTGTGTACGCGCCCTGCCAGTGCTTCGGTACGTCTGCCCGACCGCTCGGGCGTGGGCACGTACTGCGGAACGCGCTGCTGGCACTCGGAGCGGCGGTGGGCGCGACGGCCGAGCTGCTGCCCGCCGCCGCTGGCTCTCCCCAGCCGGCCGGGGTGGCGGCAGCGGTACTCGTGGGGATGTGCGCGGCCGGTGTCCTCGTCCTGCTCGACGACCTCCTCGAACTCTTCCGGCCGCTCCGAACCGGCCGCCCCCGCGAACCGCGTCGCGCCGCCCGGCTACCCGTGCGGTGAGCCCCGACAGTCCCCACCCACAAGACGTGCCAGCCCTGGAGGATCCATGCCGTTCCTGATCGCCGCCGTCGTGCTCGTGGGTCTGCTGTGCGTCCTGGACCTGATCCTCAGCCTGGGAGTGGTCAAACGGCTGCGGGAACACACCGAGATGCTCAACAACCTCAACGGCCGGGCCTCCATCGGCGCCGGGGAGGAAGTCGGCACGTTCACCGCCGTCACCGTGGACGGCCTCCCGGTCAGCCGCGACCTGCTGACGGACGAGACGCTGGTGGGCTTCTTCTCCCCCGGCTGCCCGGCCTGCAAGGAGCAGCTTCCCAAGTTCGTCGAGTTCGCCAGGTCCATGCCGGGCGGACGCGACCGCGTACTGGCCGCGGTCGTCGGTGACGTCCAGCGCACCACCGACATGGTCGCCATGTTGAATCCGGTGGCGCATGTGGTGGCCGAGCCGGCTCAGGGCGGCGCCGTGGGCGGAGCGTTCCAGGTCGCCGCCTTCCCGTCCGTACTGAAGGTCGCGGCGAACGACAGCGGCCGGCCGGTGGTCACGGCGGCCAGGGTCGATCTGGACCGGCGGCCCTCCCCTGCCGTATGAGTACGGAAGAACCGGCCGACACGGCACCCCCGGCACCGTCCGCACCCCCGGCACCGTCCGCACCCCCGGCACCGTCGGCGCCGCCGGAGTCGCGGGAGCCCGGCGAGCGGCTGCGGACCACCAGCCTGCCGCGCCGGATCACCGCCGCCGCCTCGCTCGCCGCGCGGGCCGCCCCCGGCGCCTTCGCGGCCCACGCGCTGCTGACGCTCGTCACAGGCGCGGCGCCGGTGGGCACGGCATGGCTGATGAAACTCGTCGTCGACAACCTCGTCCAGCGCGGCCCGCTGAGCACCCTGCTCGGCCTCGCGTCAGGGCTGGCCGCAGTCGGCGTCGCTACGGCGATGCTCCCCCAGTTCGTCCAGTACCTACGAGGTGAACTGGACCGCAGAGTCGGCTTGTTGACGCAGGACAGGCTGTTCACCGCGACCGGATCCTTCATCGGGCTGGGCCGCTTCGAGGACCCGCGTTTCCTCGACCGCCTGCGGCTCGCCCAGCCATCCGTCGGCATGAACCCGAACGATGTCGTGGGCGGGGTACTGAGCGTGGTGCGCGCCGCCCTCACCTTGACCGGCTTCCTGGGATCGCTCTTCCTGCTGGGCCCGGTCATGGCCGTACTGCTCCTGCTCTCCGGCCTTTTGGTGCTGGCCGCCGAGATCTCGCTGTCGCGGCGGCGGGCGCGCATGATCTGGGAGGTCGGGCCGGTCGAACGGCGCGAGTTCTTCTACAACGACCTGCTGTCCAGTGTGGAAGCGGCGAAGGAGATACGGCTCTTCGGCAGCGGCGGGTTCCTGCGCGCACGGATGCTGACCGAGCGGCGTACCGCCAACGCGGCCAAGCGGGCGATGGACCGCCGCGACATCACCGTCCAGGCCGGACTGGCGACGCTGGCCGCGGCCGTGTCCGGTGCGGGGCTGGTGTGGGCGGTCGTCGCGGCCCAGCGCGGGGCGCTGTCGATCGGTGACGTCACCGTTTTCGTGGCAGCAGTCGGCGGTACACAGGGCGCGCTGGCGACGATCGCGGGCGAACTGGCCCGCTCCCATCAGGCACTGGAACTCTTCGACCACTACCTCGCCGTCACCACCGCCCGCCCCGACCTGCCCGTCGCCGCCGAACCGCGCCCTCTGCCGGCACTGCGCCGCGGCATCACCCTGCAGGACGTATGGTTCCGCTACTCCCCCGGCCACCCCTGGGTGCTCCAAGGCGTCACCCTGCACATTCCGCACGGAAAGGCGCTGGCACTGGTGGGCCTCAACGGCGCCGGGAAGTCCACGCTGGTGAAGCTGCTGTGCCGGTTCTACGATCCGACGCGCGGCGCGATCCTGTGGGACGGGGTGGACATCCGCGAGGCCGACGCGGCGGAACTGCGGCGACGGATCGGTGCGGTCTTCCAGGACTACATGCACTACGACATGACGGCCGCCGAGAACATCGCCCTCGGCGACCTCACGGCACTCGACGACACACCGCGCCTGCGAGCGGCCGCCGTACGGGCGGGGATTCACGCCGCGATCAGCAAGCTGCCTCGGGGTACGACACGTTGTTGTCGCGGACGTTCTTCA
Proteins encoded in this region:
- a CDS encoding ATP-binding cassette domain-containing protein, with amino-acid sequence MSTEEPADTAPPAPSAPPAPSAPPAPSAPPESREPGERLRTTSLPRRITAAASLAARAAPGAFAAHALLTLVTGAAPVGTAWLMKLVVDNLVQRGPLSTLLGLASGLAAVGVATAMLPQFVQYLRGELDRRVGLLTQDRLFTATGSFIGLGRFEDPRFLDRLRLAQPSVGMNPNDVVGGVLSVVRAALTLTGFLGSLFLLGPVMAVLLLLSGLLVLAAEISLSRRRARMIWEVGPVERREFFYNDLLSSVEAAKEIRLFGSGGFLRARMLTERRTANAAKRAMDRRDITVQAGLATLAAAVSGAGLVWAVVAAQRGALSIGDVTVFVAAVGGTQGALATIAGELARSHQALELFDHYLAVTTARPDLPVAAEPRPLPALRRGITLQDVWFRYSPGHPWVLQGVTLHIPHGKALALVGLNGAGKSTLVKLLCRFYDPTRGAILWDGVDIREADAAELRRRIGAVFQDYMHYDMTAAENIALGDLTALDDTPRLRAAAVRAGIHAAISKLPRGTTRCCRGRSS
- a CDS encoding MauE/DoxX family redox-associated membrane protein, whose product is MLYVAIGMRCLLGIVFLVSSLSKTAGRGRFSAFAASVRAMDVVPAGHVRTVAAAVVAAEYAAWMLLVPAPAPGFALAGGLLVAFTAAIAGALRRGVYAPCQCFGTSARPLGRGHVLRNALLALGAAVGATAELLPAAAGSPQPAGVAAAVLVGMCAAGVLVLLDDLLELFRPLRTGRPREPRRAARLPVR
- a CDS encoding helix-turn-helix domain-containing protein; its protein translation is MQQVSRPTRSCDVVEGCPDPRLRPGVLGYRGFAISLDRPRERLEIPAGVVTLVLGFGSTLHIRDATRRPRCTGTGRPEMFTSLLAGLSTRARVGMHDGELSGVEVLLEPWAAYSLFGVAMHELVDTLLPPDAVLGPQVDDLIAALVASPDWPERFALLDSVLACRAALGPASSPRLVWAWRELRRTGGMVPIHALAEQSGWCWRQLDSRFRQQIGLTPKQAARVLRLRRALGLLAQGRRPARTAAMCGFSDQAHLSREIKTMTGRTPREFLAARCASAARPMSGDRISGEVTSLVLRS
- the eno gene encoding phosphopyruvate hydratase, producing the protein MSAKAAGRVNAAIETVAARRIIDSRGNPTVEVDVVLTDGSLGRAAVPSGASTGAREAVELRDGDSARWHGKGVDRAVAHVNGEIAASVRGRDAADQAGLDAALVALDGTATKSRLGANAILGVSLATAKAAAAAHRQPLYRYLGGADARLLPLPMMNIVNGGAHADNPLDFQEFMIAPMGADTFAEAVRMGSEIFHTLRRDLLAAGHSTGVGDEGGFAPALRTAEEALDFVMAAVERTGYRPGTDIGLIMDPASSEFFRDGVYDYAGEGVRRTPSEQVDYLAKLIDAYPVVSIEDPMAENDLDGWRELTARVGDRCQLTGDDVFCTNETLLREGIRTGAGNSILVKVNQIGTLTEALSAVTTAHQAGWTAVMSHRSGETEDTTIADLAVATGCGQIKTGSLSRSDRTAKYNQLVRIEEALGDSARFAGRSALRRA
- a CDS encoding MarR family winged helix-turn-helix transcriptional regulator, coding for MPTPEAAAVAAELRTAMSKLTRRVKHEDRIPLGQIAVLGTLDREGAMTTSDLAADQRVRPQSMARAVGLLMEQNLITRRAHPTDGRKSLVELSDEGRAALEAERGRRAGWLAQAIEAELTDEERALLARSAALLERLAAR